One genomic region from Terasakiella sp. SH-1 encodes:
- a CDS encoding TRAP transporter small permease: MPQLETSTLIWIGGLSLAAILWMIFVSPRLVPMLAKGIHHSSDDEEPELSIIDKITLYMSSILMFKVAFIVAIMFLEVILRYVFNSPTIWVEELSRWLGGMVFLLGGLYAMQQRSHIRVVILYDLVSRPVQRIFDAISLICILIFCYAVTTGYWKNAMTKLETWELYGSAWNPPIPAIMKPLIVLTMAWMAVQAINNIFMDWSKDKEVHDIADDV, translated from the coding sequence ATGCCACAGTTGGAAACGTCAACACTGATCTGGATTGGGGGGCTGTCTTTGGCCGCGATCCTTTGGATGATCTTTGTTTCTCCACGTCTGGTGCCGATGCTGGCAAAAGGTATTCATCACAGTAGTGATGATGAAGAACCAGAACTTTCTATTATTGATAAAATCACGCTTTACATGAGTTCTATCCTCATGTTCAAAGTCGCCTTCATTGTTGCGATTATGTTTCTTGAAGTCATTTTGCGTTATGTCTTCAATTCACCGACAATCTGGGTGGAAGAACTCTCACGTTGGTTGGGAGGGATGGTGTTCCTGCTGGGTGGATTATATGCCATGCAGCAACGCAGCCACATCCGTGTGGTGATCCTTTACGATCTGGTTTCTCGCCCCGTGCAGCGCATCTTTGATGCGATTTCCCTGATTTGCATTTTGATCTTCTGTTATGCCGTGACCACGGGATATTGGAAAAATGCCATGACTAAATTGGAAACATGGGAACTCTATGGGTCTGCCTGGAACCCGCCTATTCCGGCAATTATGAAACCGCTTATTGTTCTGACCATGGCCTGGATGGCTGTGCAGGCAATCA
- a CDS encoding TRAP transporter substrate-binding protein, with translation MKLLKVAVCAAALSMATSAVALAKDYTLKIQTHLSAESPNGKNAAQFAKDVESMSSGRLKLEMYYSGSIVKGTETFDAVANGILDGDMTTAGYQTGKNPAFQFLGDIMGGYNTPWEQLSWLYYGGGMEKAQKLYNKYGLQLIGWWVSGQETMSSSVPLASPADLKDWKFRSPPGMETEIFAELGAKPIVMGFGEVFTALETKVIEGADAANLAVNKSLGLYDVVKHATYPGFHSMPSDHLAINKDVYDALPNDLKSILNVAMQKLAFQHAMGTQVAVSETASTIGSEGVTLHNWSAEDRATFRAAAQKKWQEWGDKSPEARELVDSHVAFMKRIGLIK, from the coding sequence ATGAAACTCTTGAAAGTCGCTGTCTGTGCAGCTGCTCTGTCTATGGCAACATCTGCCGTTGCTTTGGCCAAGGATTACACACTGAAAATTCAGACACATCTGAGTGCTGAATCACCAAATGGTAAAAATGCGGCACAATTTGCCAAAGATGTTGAAAGCATGTCCAGCGGCCGTTTGAAACTGGAAATGTATTATTCCGGTTCTATCGTCAAAGGCACAGAAACGTTTGACGCAGTCGCCAATGGCATTTTGGACGGTGACATGACGACTGCGGGCTATCAAACGGGTAAAAACCCTGCCTTCCAATTCTTAGGCGATATTATGGGTGGTTACAATACCCCTTGGGAACAATTGTCCTGGCTGTATTACGGTGGTGGCATGGAAAAGGCCCAAAAGCTTTACAATAAATATGGTTTGCAACTGATCGGTTGGTGGGTCTCAGGCCAAGAAACCATGTCTTCTTCCGTACCACTGGCAAGTCCTGCTGATCTAAAAGACTGGAAGTTCCGTTCCCCACCGGGCATGGAAACGGAAATTTTTGCCGAGCTGGGTGCCAAGCCGATTGTGATGGGTTTTGGTGAAGTTTTCACCGCCCTTGAAACAAAAGTAATCGAAGGAGCCGATGCTGCCAACCTGGCGGTAAACAAGTCTCTGGGGCTTTATGATGTTGTGAAACACGCCACATATCCGGGTTTTCACTCCATGCCATCTGATCATCTGGCGATCAATAAAGACGTTTATGATGCGTTGCCAAATGATCTGAAATCCATCCTCAATGTTGCCATGCAAAAGCTCGCTTTCCAGCATGCAATGGGGACACAGGTTGCGGTAAGTGAAACGGCCAGCACAATCGGTTCTGAAGGTGTGACCCTTCATAACTGGTCAGCTGAAGACCGTGCGACGTTCCGCGCAGCTGCCCAGAAGAAGTGGCAGGAATGGGGTGATAAGAGCCCGGAGGCCCGCGAGCTGGTTGATAGTCATGTTGCTTTCATGAAGCGTATTGGCCTGATCAAATAA